The following DNA comes from Pongo pygmaeus isolate AG05252 chromosome 9, NHGRI_mPonPyg2-v2.0_pri, whole genome shotgun sequence.
AGAATATGAATGTTTCTGGTTCAAGATAGTGTTAAATACGTGCCATGGGAGCTTCTAAGCTCCCATGTGTGGttcaaagcagagagaaaaagagtgcCCCAAGAAAGGCATCATGGAGGATGGTCCCTAAAGACTTGGTATGGTTAGGGTAGTATGGCAGTCAAGGGAAGCCttccaaatgaggaaacaaaCCAAGCAAAGGTTGAAAAGTGTGGCAGTCACTTAATGGTTTTCATCAACAGCACTTTGCACATTTGTCTGTTACTAGCATTTAGCCCATGATGTTATAATAATATGTTTAAATGTATGTCTCTACAACTATACATTAATTCAACATATATTTCTGTTGTCATATGCTGTGCACTGTCCTAGGTGCTAGAGATATAGCAGTGACCAAAACGGAGATTCCTGCCCTTATgtagcttatattctagtgggggGAAGACAGACGATATAAATAAACAcaagtaaattatataatatattcaaagagTACAGAGTAGGAAGTAAACTAAATTAGCGTAAGGGAATGGAGAATGTTAGTGGGTCAGATTTTAAATTGCTTAATCAGAACAGGTCTCACCACAAAGATAGCATCTGAACAAAGACTTAAAGGAAATGAAGGAACAAGCTATAGGAATATcaaaaggaagaacattctagACTAAGAAAAGAGCAAGAACAAAGGCCATAAAGCAAGAGAATGCCACGTTGAGAATTACCTGTAAAAAGACAAGGATGAAATTAGGGAGGCCAGTTAGGAGGTTGTTGTTATAACATAAGGGAGAAATGCAGGTGACTTAGACCGGTCACCTGCAGGTTATAATAAATTGTctgattctgtttatattctgAAGGTAGAAACAGCATAACTGCTGAGCAGTTGGATGTGGAgtttggaagaaaataatgagTCAGTGTGGGTGACTGCAAAGTCCTGGGCCTTAACAACTTGAAGGATGTATGGAGTGGTCATTAACTGGGAGAGTGAAAAATTATGAGTAGGGCTGGTTTGGGTGAGGGAAAGAGACTTGAAGATCATGGAGTGATCTAGAAGGCAAGGAAAATGTTTTGTGTATTCCTGTTTACATCTCTGCCAGCATTATAATTAGCCCATAATTGGCActaaaattattgaataaatcaaAGAATATATAAGCTAATCTTGTACCCTTCCATAGATCAAAGCAGTTTAAGGATAAGTTTTCACAATTTGAGTCACAAATCTTTACCAAAAGTCCTTGAAAACTGTATACAGGAATACATACTAGTTCAAGTAAAAATTTCTCCAGTTCTACCCTCAAATAGAGGACTATTTCAGATTCTTGAGTAAAGGTGGATTGTGTAATAACTTTCTCAAGCCATGGCTCCTCCTTGCTTTTTATGATCCCTGGTGTCCACAATTTGAAGCTCTACCCTGAAGCTCTATCCTGAAATACATTTACCCTCTGTTCTGCCTTCATAGTGACACAACTTTAAGTTCATGGTTCTTTTACTATCCTTGTGGAATGGCATTTTTTTATTGTCTCTGCTAAAGTTCCCTTCTGCGAAGAGACTTTCCTTTAATAGGACTACATTACTGCATTGTCCCCACTTTGCTCGGCTGGTAGCCATTCCCTTTTACTTAGAACTCTTCTACTGTCACTTTTGACTAATACCACTGTTTATGGCAGGCAGTCCATGTTCTTTTCCCAAGGTTCTGGATATACCTAGTGCTCACTTGGCAGAGCCCACCCGTGTGCCAAAGACTCTGGTGGCCCCATTACTCAGCTGGTTAGTTGTTACCACTTGGCAGTCCTCATGACCTTTGCTGATATAACTTTCTGCTGAACTTTTGTTCTCTGCTAAGCCTCCTGTTTCCTTCTGAAGTAGTGTGTGCCATGGCTAAATATCCTTGACTTGTTTGCACAGGGATAAGGCTTGTCTCAGTATTTTGGCTGTAAAAAGCTATCCTGAAAGGATGGCAATAAGCAATCTTTACATTCCACTGATAAGGGAATATCGTTCTCTCACTGACTGGCCTCTTATATTGGGTTAACTAGAATAGACTACAGGAGGTGTGACATTGTAAATGAACCTGGGGTGAGGCACAGGGCAGACAACTCCAGCAAGGCATGGAATGGATCCTGTTTTGCCTTCCCCTTAACTGAGAGGCAGCCACCTAACCTATGTGGTAAATGCCTTTCCTCCAAGGTTAGGTTCCCCATAGAGCCCTCTTCATTCACTTTGTGGAATACAGAGAGCCAAATACAAATGGGCTTAGTTACAATATGTTTATACTTCAAAGTTGTCTCTCAGGTATTTGACAATCTTCTCCCTCGCTAGCCTCATCCATCTTGGAAATAGAAGGAGATTCCTAGGTATCATTGAACATTTTGAGGTAGAATGAATCATAAAAGAGCatgtatatcaaatatattttctatggcAATACTGAAGCCCAAATAGGTTAAGTGTTCTGCCCAGAGTCTTTTATCTGTTTAATGGCAAACCTTAAACTAGACCCAGGCCTCCCAAGTTCAGTACCCTTTTCATTATACTGTTGGTAAGACTGTGACTTTAGGCACTGAATGGCATAATGAAATCACACAGTTTTGCATGCCTTATAGAAGGAGGGCACTCTGAAGATTGTCAGTTGAGTAATAACTGCCTATATTTTCAGGGACGTAACAAATCCTGGAAGAGCCACACGTACCACTTGTAGATTTCCATGGTTATATTTCTCCATACATGCTGCCatttaaatgttgtttttcttctcttctcaaaGATCTTCAGTTTAGATCTTGGAGGCATATCAACTGTGGTTCTAAATGGCTATGATGTAGTAAAGGAATGCCTTGTTCATCAAAGTGAAATTTTTGCAGACAGACCATGCCTTCCTTTATTCATGAAGATGACAAAAATGGGAGGTATGTTTATTTGCACCTATTTAGTGATTTACTAAGCTATTTTAAATCACATttcttattttaagttttagtgCATAGAGTTGGGATTATTTTGTACTGATTAATAAGAAACTGTTTACAGAACCTAGTATTTGAGGACCATTCAGGCTGTATTACATTCATATTTTAGACCAGTACATTGCTAATTCTATTGTGGTCCAGCTCTAAtaagtattataaataatgttttaaagaatCAGCACCTAATAACATCTGCAGGTTTTGTGAAACAAGTTAGGAATAAACACATACTTGCACTTGAATCTGAAGTGCCCTTTTGAACCTAGTCTTGAGTACTTGAtgacatttttattatcattttacttATAAGCTTACAGAACTTGAAGCAGCTTTCTTGACTACTAATCACTGTGATTAGTAAGTGTAGAGTTGCATGGTTTCTGTAAAGGACTAGCATTATGTATGGTTTAGTATTGATCAGTGTTGGGGATTCCATATTCAACAAGGGGGAAAGACTGAAAGTTGACAAAATCGGTAAGAAGAAAGCAGCAACAGACAGCCTAAAATAGAATGTTCAGATCACATACAGTGGTTTTAATAGTTAATAGTATAAAAATTTTTACTAAAGTTGTGTCCTAAATTCTCTGAgtttcacatttaatttcaaataaaaatttaacaatatcTTGCTTACATAGGCAAAAACTAAAGACATTGGTTGAAAAGGCAAAAATTAAGATCCTATATTACATCACAAAGGAGATCAACTAATGCAGAGAAAGCACAAATTGTAAAAGACTGAATTCTCAGGCCAGAGTATAATGATACTTCAAAgcagtaatataaataaaaaacaaacaattagaCCAAAGAAGCAGCCACAATTATAATAGACCTTTAAAAAGACGATGAAAATGAAAGATGATGCAATCACAGTAATATTTGAGacaaagtatatatttttcaaagctgTAAATTTATTGTTTAGActgtttttatcataaagcattcaacttaagatttttaaaaaccaggtaGAAAATTATGTGTTGTTTTAAGGTACTATGTACTGACCTTGGAAGTAGAAAATCATGGCCACTATTAGCCCACTGtgtgaatgggaaaaagttgccCTTTGGGTGAGCCCAGTGTCATGCCCAGGCACACAGCTTGGCCAGTGTAGGGTTATTATAAACAGTGCTCCTCTGTAACTTCTTGTGTATATATCCCATGTGTACATACTTCTCTAGGGCTGGTTTCATCTTGGCACCATTGCACTAGCTGTTCCCTCTAACTGCAGTGGTCTTTCCTCAGGTATTTGCTTGTCTCACTTCCTCATCTCCTATGAATCTTTACGCAGATGTCATCTTCTCAGTGAGCATTTTGCTGACTACCCTATATCTTTTTACTTGCTATATAATTTATCTGTTGTTTTGTCTGTCTTTCCTACTAGTGTCTAAGCTCTGTAAGAGTAGGGATCTTTGCTTCTTTTGTTCCCTGATACATTCCTGACACTTAGAACattgcctggaacatagtaggtgttccacaaatacatgttaaatgaatatttgttgaatgaatagtcATCTGGGAGTATAGAAAAAAGAATGGACTATGGGAATGTAAGATTGCTACACAGCACTAATGACCCCCTTACAGTAACTTTTTAATAAGCTCTACATTCAAAAATTATTGCACAATAAGTTGTTGGAATGTAAATTTTGTATATACCTCATGTACACAAGAGAATGTGACATTTTTCATCGTGggttgtgttagtccattttgctataaagaaatacccgaggctgggtaacctataaagaaaagaggtttaattggctcatggttctgcacactttataggaagcatggtgctggcatctgcttctgttgAGGCCATCTGCTTCTACTGaggctcacaatcatggcagaaggcattgAGGAAAGCCAGCATGTCATATGGCAAGAGTGGTAGCAACAGAGCAAGTAGGGAGAGGTCCttaacttttaaacaaccagatctcacattaACTGAgcgagaactcacttatcaccaaggggatgttGTAAgaccattcataagggatctgcccCTATGAGCCAATCAGttcccaccatgccccacctccaacattgggaatcacataTCAATGTGAAATTTATCAGAGGTACAACTGTGTCCCAGTAATGAGTGAAATTTTGAGTAAAGTGCATGCTGCATAAATATGCGCACTGAAGATGTTGAATTAATTTAAGGGGGGAAATTTAGTAGCCACATCAAAACAGCAGATACATTGTGGAGACTCTGAAATTTTAAGGCAGGCAATATCAGCATTAGAAAAGTTTGAGCTTCATGTTTGCCCTTTTTTTGACTTCAGCATTTCGACTATATTGGCAGCTCATTCAGAGTACCCTTGCCCCTGTCATAGTTACTTGATTGTCTACCATATCCCTTTAACGGgaggaaatttattttctaaactcCATTCTCTTTTAAGCAGAAAATTTCTAATCCTAGAAGGATGATTTTTTAGGTGTTTGTTTAGTCTAACGTAAAACTTTGTCCATTGAACCATGTGGTCATTTGTCTTTGGTAAATTAGGCTTAAAGTAAAAGTTGGATAATATAGTCACCTGGGCCTATTTCACCAGGTTAAATTACACAAGACTGACTAGCTTCTTGTGGTGGTGCCATTATAGGCCTTTTCTGCCAGTCCACAGATAAGGAGTAGAAAAACTTTATCTGTTATAATACTCTGGCTAATGAGTTGCTGAGAACAGGACCCAACCATGTAGTTATATAGGAGGATAATTTGGAGAAGGATGACTAAccatccattaaaaaaattttgttcccTTTCATTTTTTAGATACAGAGAAGtaggaattatacaatattttaatattttttttcaggCTTACTCAATTCCAGATATGGCCGAGGATGGGTCGATCACAGACGATTAGCTGTAAACAGTTTTCGATATTTTGGATATGGCCAAAAGTCTTTTGAATCTAAAATCTTGGAAGAAACCAAATTTTTCATTGATGCTATTGAAACTTACAAAGGTAGACCTTTTGACTTTAAACAGTTAATAACGAATGCTGTTTCAAACATAACTAATCTGATCATTTTTGGAGAACGATTCACTTATGAAGACACCGATTTTCAGCACATGATTGAGTTATTTAGTGAAAACGTGGAACTAGCTGCCAGTGCCTCAGTCTTCTTGTATAATGCCTTTCCATGGATTGGCATCCTGCCTTTTGGAAAACATCAACAGCTGTTTAGAAATGCAGCTGTAGTCTATGATTTTCTCTCCAGACTCATTGAAAAAGCTTCAGTCAACAGAAAGCCTCAGCTACCTCAGCATTTTGTTGATGCTTATTTAGATGAGATGGATCAAGGTAAAAATGACCCATCATCtactttctccaaagaaaatctAATTTTCTCAGTGGGTGAACTCATCATTGCTGGAACTGAAACTACAACCAATGTGCTACGGTGGGCAATTCTTTTCATGGCCCTTTATCCTAATATTCAAGGTGAGGATTCTCTTGATGATCTCAGGGTCTATCCTTACATGTAGGGTTCATACATGTTTTTGAGTCTTGGCCATGCACAATACATTTTCTTTAGGAACTCCTGCTATGCCAGCCAAGTATAGAAATATTTAATagttacaaaaagagttttcaaatctATTATCTCAATTCAtgtaaaaaaaatctctgaaagaggtcttattatgcccattttataaatgagaaaaaacacTGTGTGTctgcaagtggcagagctggaatctgAACTctgatagaattttaaaaactaattttatgcTTTACTCTTTTTCTTACTCCAATTCTAGGTATGTTTAATGTTCATTCTTATTACTTATGTCTTTCACAATAGAGCTACCCAGAGCACCGGCTACTGTTAGTACAagatatatagcatatatttcaATAGAATGCccagataataaaaaatatgaatctGGATGTATCTATATCCTATTGGCTTGTTATAGGTTATCCTTTATTTTATTCCAGAGGGAAATAACTTCAGCTATAATTCTAAGAACTGCATAATAACTTGAATACTTTTTCTCTGACAGGACAAGTTCAGAAAGAGATTGATTTAATTATGGGCCCCAATGGGAAGCCTTCTTGGGACGACAAATGCAAAATGCCTTATACTGAGGCAGTTTTGCATGAAGTTTTAAGATTCTGTAATATAGTTCCATTAGGGATTTTCCATGCAACCTCTGAAGATGCAGTTGTACGTGGTTATTCCATTCCTAAAGGCACAACAGTAATTACAAATCTTTATTCTGTACACTTTGATGAAAAGTACTGGAGAGACCCAGAAGTGTTCCATCCTGAGCGATTTCTGGACAGCAGTGGATATTTTGCCAAGAAGGACGCTTTGGTTCCTTTTTCCCTAGGTAAGAGAACTTTCACAGGGCATAACTTTAGAATAAAGGATAATGATAATTCATTAGATATAGCATCTTAATCTGAAGCATCCTTCTATAGAATTAAATATCCCAATTCTAAAAACACAGAACTGATTCTTACAGGAGAGAATGATTTAATTGGAAGTAATTAACATCTGTTTTGGCTTAATATAAGCCTTAATTTATTAACTATAGATGAACTTTTGAGAACCCCTGGCTTCTtctaaaactgtttttcaaaacttGTGGAATGAGAAGTCGGTAGCAGGTAGCttgagaaactgagacccagagagggaaAATATATAGTCACTTAACTAAAACTAGAATCTCACTCTCTTGGCTTCTGGTTATTGTACTTCATCTTCAATTAGGAAAATATTGCTTCTTCTGTGAAAAGGTACACAAGACCCATTGAAGATGGACTAGAAACTCTTCCCCTTCATTGGGGAAGAATACACACTTAGTTGAAATGAAGTGGACTTTTCTTGAGCAAAATGTCTCACCTCAAATTAGATCGTTTGTGGCATATCTTAGGCTCTGTTGCAGCATGGGAGGGAAGTGGGAAATGGAACTAAAGTCTTACAAAAGTCCGTAGTCTGACAAAAGGAGGTAAATGAATGGGCTCTGGGAGCTGAAGTGTCAATTTCTATTCTTTGAGATTTAAGAAAATCCTTTAATAAACATAATTCCCTCTTACTTTCTTTAAATTCCAGATTTCCTGAATGACACCCAAATATTAGACATTAATTTTGGTAAAGACTGtgggtttaaaaaattattatatctgCTTTTTCTGTTTAGGGAGAAGACATTGTCTTGGAGAACAGTTGGCTCGGATGGAAATGTTCTTGTTTTTTACAGCATTGCTTCAGaggtttcatttgcattttccacATGAACTAGTTCCAGATCTGAAGCCCAGGTTAGGCATGACATTGCAGCCCCAACCCTACCTCATCTGTGCTGAAAGACGCTGAAAGTGCCTGGATGTTTTCGGGAACAAGGATGTATATTTGCCTTATCCCTGAACTTGGTTTAATCAAATCAATGTGTGTATTAGAATAAAAGTCACAGCATCATAAAGCCAAATGAACACAGATGTGTCTTAAAATAGTACTAGAGCAGAAACAAGCACTAGTCGTGATTGTTTTTCAAGATTTTATGACTTCTGGGGTAAAATTCTCTGTTGAGACACACAAAGGTGCAAATGATGGGTGCTGCTTAAAATGCTAAGAAGGGACATGGACGCCCTAAGCAGAGCATCTTGTTTAGTACCAGGTACTTTCAACCCTTCTTGACTCCATCTGGCTTCTGTCCTGGGGGTCCTTGGTTCCAGAAACCAGCTCCCTTCTGATTAGGTATTGTCATTAATAAACTGTGTGGTACCAGTCCAGTTTAATAGAGGACTACAGAAGAAATTAAAACCCAAATAAATGTGTTTGGACTATAGAGGTATTTTAGATATGGCGGGAGATGGCAGAAGAAATATGTGTTTAATGTAGAGCCTGCCAGTGCTTTCATATCTTGCTCCCTGCTCTGTCTTCATAAGAACTGTGTCACTCTTCTTATAAATGAAGGTCTGTGTGACCCTGAGTGTCCATCTTCATAGCAGTTAAGTAGATAGGACAttacaataatatatttaaaatttaaaatgatacatGGCTATTGAATCTTTGTTGGCACATTTTCCCTGGCACCACTTCTTTCTAAAACCAATCACAAGGATTAAAGATTGAATTCACTTATATCTTTTAGAGGTCTCTAGGCATTTCCATGGGTTAGtgttatttttctaaagataatTATATTCAAATCCAAAAACATGCTTTAGAGACAGGCTAACTGTGTAAACTGGGACACTTGAGAGTGAATGGGGTCCTATTCATAATTATGTCAGGACAACAAGGGTAAATTGTGACTGCCCTAAACAAACTGGAATGTATATTGACCCATTTATAGCTATTTTTACATCATCATTTCTTCTAAAGTTGTTAAATTACGGGTACATGCTCTTGTAACATGGCTCATGAATAGTTGCAGCCTCAGAGTCAGTGCACACAACAATGACTTCTATTAAGAATATGGATTTAACCTTAGTTTGGACTTAGCTGTTGAACAGTTTCAAGTTTGTGTGTTATACATCAGGAGTTTGCATCTTGGATATATTCAGATGTTTCCAGTTGCAAGGGAAAGAAAATCCTTGCAAGTTCACTTAAGTaataaaagggaaatttggagGAAGGGTGGAAGTTTTAGGGTCTGTGTGGCTTAGATGTTACATGGTGTAATCAAAGATCCTGCGTCTTTCCACCTCTGAATTTTGCCTTCCAGATGATACCAGCTTTATCGTAAGGCTAGCTCATGGAGCACATGTGCTTTGCCCACCTCCATACAGAGAAAGCAAGCTTAGATCGTTTCTGGGAGGGCAAGGGAATTTTTCAGATGCCCCCAGAAAACTGTTTTTTGTGTCCTGTAGGTTCTGAGTTATGTGCCCATCCATTAATTTAAAACTATGCTTTGTGAGTGTAATTATGGTTCACTTAGCCTGAACATATGCCTGACTACTAGAAGTAGTGATGGAGTTGTCTTCTCCCAAAATACATGTGCTACATATGGGTGGTATAGTTATCT
Coding sequences within:
- the LOC129009000 gene encoding vitamin D 25-hydroxylase isoform X1, with product MATELGRDLRVSCQWEYGRAGGSAWVSGLRWSSHPQHRPMWKLWIAEEGAAALGGALFLLLFALGVRQLLKQRRPMGFPPGPPGLPFIGNIYSLAASSELPHVYMRKQSQVYGEIFSLDLGGISTVVLNGYDVVKECLVHQSEIFADRPCLPLFMKMTKMGGLLNSRYGRGWVDHRRLAVNSFRYFGYGQKSFESKILEETKFFIDAIETYKGRPFDFKQLITNAVSNITNLIIFGERFTYEDTDFQHMIELFSENVELAASASVFLYNAFPWIGILPFGKHQQLFRNAAVVYDFLSRLIEKASVNRKPQLPQHFVDAYLDEMDQGKNDPSSTFSKENLIFSVGELIIAGTETTTNVLRWAILFMALYPNIQGQVQKEIDLIMGPNGKPSWDDKCKMPYTEAVLHEVLRFCNIVPLGIFHATSEDAVVRGYSIPKGTTVITNLYSVHFDEKYWRDPEVFHPERFLDSSGYFAKKDALVPFSLGRRHCLGEQLARMEMFLFFTALLQRFHLHFPHELVPDLKPRLGMTLQPQPYLICAERR
- the LOC129009000 gene encoding vitamin D 25-hydroxylase isoform X4; this encodes MVNSRFFGVCSRRTTGVGVCCENGERRGTPLTEKRALGNDCERVNELMTKICCGGPPAQMIFSLDLGGISTVVLNGYDVVKECLVHQSEIFADRPCLPLFMKMTKMGGLLNSRYGRGWVDHRRLAVNSFRYFGYGQKSFESKILEETKFFIDAIETYKGRPFDFKQLITNAVSNITNLIIFGERFTYEDTDFQHMIELFSENVELAASASVFLYNAFPWIGILPFGKHQQLFRNAAVVYDFLSRLIEKASVNRKPQLPQHFVDAYLDEMDQGKNDPSSTFSKENLIFSVGELIIAGTETTTNVLRWAILFMALYPNIQGQVQKEIDLIMGPNGKPSWDDKCKMPYTEAVLHEVLRFCNIVPLGIFHATSEDAVVRGYSIPKGTTVITNLYSVHFDEKYWRDPEVFHPERFLDSSGYFAKKDALVPFSLGRRHCLGEQLARMEMFLFFTALLQRFHLHFPHELVPDLKPRLGMTLQPQPYLICAERR
- the LOC129009000 gene encoding vitamin D 25-hydroxylase isoform X2; protein product: MKMTKMGGLLNSRYGRGWVDHRRLAVNSFRYFGYGQKSFESKILEETKFFIDAIETYKGRPFDFKQLITNAVSNITNLIIFGERFTYEDTDFQHMIELFSENVELAASASVFLYNAFPWIGILPFGKHQQLFRNAAVVYDFLSRLIEKASVNRKPQLPQHFVDAYLDEMDQGKNDPSSTFSKENLIFSVGELIIAGTETTTNVLRWAILFMALYPNIQGQVQKEIDLIMGPNGKPSWDDKCKMPYTEAVLHEVLRFCNIVPLGIFHATSEDAVVRGYSIPKGTTVITNLYSVHFDEKYWRDPEVFHPERFLDSSGYFAKKDALVPFSLGRRHCLGEQLARMEMFLFFTALLQRFHLHFPHELVPDLKPRLGMTLQPQPYLICAERR
- the LOC129009000 gene encoding vitamin D 25-hydroxylase isoform X3: MIELFSENVELAASASVFLYNAFPWIGILPFGKHQQLFRNAAVVYDFLSRLIEKASVNRKPQLPQHFVDAYLDEMDQGKNDPSSTFSKENLIFSVGELIIAGTETTTNVLRWAILFMALYPNIQGQVQKEIDLIMGPNGKPSWDDKCKMPYTEAVLHEVLRFCNIVPLGIFHATSEDAVVRGYSIPKGTTVITNLYSVHFDEKYWRDPEVFHPERFLDSSGYFAKKDALVPFSLGRRHCLGEQLARMEMFLFFTALLQRFHLHFPHELVPDLKPRLGMTLQPQPYLICAERR